In the Candidatus Electrothrix rattekaaiensis genome, one interval contains:
- a CDS encoding TIGR03960 family B12-binding radical SAM protein, with product MTTKVNLDSILPLVQKPGRYIGGELNSVHPDYSRIDLSFALVFPDLYEIGMSHQGLQILYHIINRQPGLAAERCYAPDVDMEAQLRQHKLPLFSLETRRPLAEFDVIGFTLPYELCYTNILTVLDLAGIPFRSEDRGEDFPLIIGGGACAMNPEPVADFFDLIVLGDGEEAVLELIWALRASREQGFSRAETLQCCADIQGVYVPSLFKPRYSDGRLTAIEPLKKDYPAVTRRIVAELPPVELLTRPLVPIVKPVHDRLGVEIARGCTRSCRFCQAGMIYRPVRERSREQIMKLAEEGVHNSGFDELALLSLSTGDYSDLPGLLLELMDHFAEEHVSVALPSMRVGTLTPEVIEQIKRVRKSGFTVAPEAGTDRLREVINKGITEEDLLTGCRDAFAAGWNVIKFYFMIGLPTETQEDLEAIIDLAVRAKKEAKGGRTQINVSVSTFVPKPHTPFQWHGQLSIAETKERIDFLKRKLPRKGFRLKWHEPYQSFLEGLFSRGDRRLAPLIEAAWQAGARLDGWSDHFLLERWQEAAEQLGLDLEAYLHPKDQDEVLPWDHLHCGVGRDFLLAEWQKALEQIYTPDCRNKGCQKCGLCDFKSIQPLIQKKKESEPAETAAQQSESARGSWTRTEPGQQPIFRYRVHYSRVGDGRFLGHLEVLQLVFRGLQRSGLPILFSQGFNPSPKVSFSPALPVGVESHIEYFDIDLSSPIKNLQEAAELLNISLPDFLAVQEMTAIQKKPPVDQIISYQCTLPDSVDLEQLAGHGKDFLAADQFVIERIRKQKKRELDLRALVKRLELDAEQGRVLLLDLLHPHAAAGTSPREILEKVLGLSEEQSRLVRIVKWRSQEVA from the coding sequence ATGACAACAAAAGTAAACCTGGATTCCATCCTGCCCCTAGTGCAAAAACCGGGGCGCTATATCGGCGGCGAGCTGAATTCCGTTCACCCGGATTACAGCCGGATCGATCTTTCCTTTGCCCTGGTCTTCCCGGATCTCTACGAGATCGGGATGTCCCACCAGGGCTTGCAGATCCTCTATCATATCATCAACCGTCAACCCGGCTTGGCAGCGGAACGCTGTTATGCGCCGGATGTGGATATGGAGGCGCAGCTTCGTCAGCACAAGCTCCCCCTGTTTTCCCTGGAGACCCGGCGACCGCTGGCCGAGTTTGATGTGATCGGTTTCACCCTGCCTTATGAGCTTTGTTATACCAATATCCTGACCGTGCTCGACTTGGCCGGGATACCTTTTCGCTCCGAGGATCGGGGCGAGGACTTCCCGCTGATCATCGGCGGCGGGGCCTGCGCCATGAACCCGGAGCCGGTAGCGGATTTCTTTGACCTGATCGTGCTGGGAGACGGCGAGGAAGCGGTGCTGGAGCTTATCTGGGCTTTGCGTGCTTCCCGTGAACAAGGTTTTTCCCGCGCCGAGACTCTGCAATGTTGCGCAGATATTCAGGGTGTCTATGTACCCTCCCTGTTCAAGCCCCGCTACAGCGACGGGCGGCTGACCGCTATCGAACCGCTCAAAAAGGATTATCCGGCGGTCACCCGTCGTATTGTTGCCGAGCTGCCCCCGGTGGAACTTCTGACCCGTCCCTTGGTGCCCATAGTTAAACCGGTTCATGATCGGCTCGGGGTGGAGATTGCTCGTGGCTGTACCCGGAGCTGTCGCTTCTGTCAGGCAGGGATGATCTACCGACCAGTGCGGGAGCGCAGCAGAGAGCAGATCATGAAGCTGGCAGAGGAGGGCGTGCATAATTCCGGTTTTGATGAGCTGGCCCTCCTGTCTTTATCCACCGGAGATTATTCCGATCTGCCCGGACTGCTTCTTGAGCTGATGGATCATTTTGCTGAAGAGCATGTCTCGGTGGCCCTGCCGTCCATGCGGGTGGGAACCCTGACCCCGGAGGTGATTGAGCAGATCAAACGGGTGCGCAAGAGCGGCTTCACGGTTGCGCCGGAAGCGGGCACGGATCGTTTGCGCGAGGTGATTAATAAGGGCATCACTGAGGAAGATCTGCTGACCGGCTGCCGGGATGCCTTTGCAGCGGGCTGGAATGTAATCAAGTTCTACTTTATGATCGGCCTGCCCACCGAGACTCAGGAAGATTTGGAGGCGATTATTGATCTGGCTGTGCGGGCAAAAAAAGAGGCCAAGGGTGGCAGAACCCAGATCAATGTTTCCGTGTCCACCTTTGTGCCCAAGCCCCATACCCCGTTTCAATGGCACGGTCAGCTTTCCATTGCCGAGACCAAGGAGCGGATTGATTTCCTGAAACGGAAGCTGCCCCGTAAGGGTTTTCGCCTGAAATGGCATGAGCCGTATCAGTCTTTCCTGGAGGGGCTGTTTTCTCGGGGTGACAGGAGGCTGGCTCCGTTAATCGAGGCGGCTTGGCAAGCCGGGGCGCGGCTGGACGGCTGGTCGGATCATTTCCTGCTGGAACGTTGGCAGGAGGCGGCAGAGCAGCTCGGCCTGGATCTTGAGGCGTATCTTCACCCCAAAGATCAGGATGAGGTGCTGCCTTGGGATCATCTCCACTGCGGAGTCGGGCGTGATTTTCTGCTGGCCGAGTGGCAAAAGGCTCTGGAGCAGATCTACACCCCGGATTGTCGGAACAAGGGCTGTCAAAAATGCGGACTCTGTGATTTCAAGTCGATCCAGCCGCTGATTCAAAAAAAGAAAGAATCGGAACCGGCTGAAACAGCAGCGCAACAAAGCGAATCGGCCAGAGGTTCGTGGACACGAACCGAGCCGGGGCAGCAGCCGATATTCCGTTATCGGGTCCATTATTCTCGCGTAGGAGACGGACGCTTTCTGGGGCATCTGGAGGTGTTGCAACTGGTCTTTCGCGGCCTGCAGCGGAGCGGCCTGCCGATCCTCTTTTCCCAAGGCTTTAATCCCTCGCCCAAGGTCTCATTCAGTCCGGCCCTGCCGGTCGGCGTGGAAAGCCATATCGAGTATTTTGATATAGACCTGTCCTCGCCCATCAAGAATCTTCAGGAAGCAGCGGAGTTGCTGAATATCAGTCTGCCGGATTTTCTTGCTGTGCAGGAAATGACGGCAATTCAAAAAAAGCCCCCGGTTGATCAGATTATCAGTTATCAATGCACCCTGCCGGACTCTGTTGATCTGGAACAGCTTGCCGGTCACGGCAAAGACTTTCTGGCCGCCGATCAATTTGTTATTGAGCGAATACGCAAGCAGAAGAAGCGCGAGCTTGATCTCCGGGCCTTGGTCAAACGCTTGGAGCTGGATGCAGAACAGGGCAGGGTGCTCTTGCTGGACTTGCTTCACCCCCACGCAGCAGCCGGAACCAGTCCCCGTGAAATTCTGGAAAAGGTTCTGGGCTTGAGCGAAGAACAGAGCCGGTTGGTGCGGATTGTGAAATGGAGATCGCAGGAGGTGGCGTAA
- a CDS encoding toll/interleukin-1 receptor domain-containing protein, which translates to MATIREFFDTDIKDMTKHNDWGMTLLDGSPLPSITAKIAWDFDANAKYWSFFIPDGVDISGCVNSLFKLPEMSRCVLSEGDGLFVESGFAGYSEKMRSKSLVFTGRVFFYIDAWLELSERKKLTNAGSQYGFHVIVRDREYAKVRSRKEKPVAFISHDSKDKDSLVRNLVLELSKLRCIVWYDEYALKVGESLRASIEKGLKETKKCVVVLSPNFLSNEGWGKVEFDSVFTREIIEKDNVMLPIWHNVSVQEVYEYSPKLADKVGLNSDMGIEKLATKLKHAIAG; encoded by the coding sequence ATGGCAACCATAAGAGAATTTTTTGATACAGACATTAAGGATATGACGAAACATAATGATTGGGGGATGACGTTATTGGATGGTTCGCCGCTTCCGTCTATAACAGCAAAAATTGCTTGGGATTTCGATGCGAACGCCAAGTACTGGTCTTTCTTTATTCCTGATGGCGTAGATATTAGCGGCTGCGTTAACTCTCTTTTCAAGTTACCAGAAATGTCACGATGCGTTTTGTCGGAAGGGGACGGTTTGTTTGTAGAGTCTGGTTTTGCTGGCTACTCAGAAAAGATGAGATCAAAGTCTCTGGTCTTCACGGGGCGAGTCTTTTTTTATATAGACGCATGGTTAGAGTTGTCTGAACGAAAAAAACTCACTAATGCTGGCAGTCAGTATGGTTTTCACGTTATTGTACGAGATAGAGAATATGCTAAAGTGAGATCTAGGAAAGAAAAACCTGTTGCATTTATTTCACACGATTCAAAAGATAAAGATTCACTTGTTCGCAATTTAGTTCTTGAGCTTAGTAAGTTGAGATGTATTGTATGGTATGACGAATACGCCCTCAAAGTCGGGGAGAGTCTTCGTGCTAGCATTGAGAAGGGCTTAAAGGAAACTAAAAAGTGTGTTGTTGTGCTGTCTCCTAACTTTTTGTCAAATGAAGGGTGGGGGAAGGTTGAATTTGATTCTGTATTTACTCGTGAAATTATAGAAAAAGACAACGTCATGCTGCCTATTTGGCATAATGTCAGTGTGCAGGAAGTGTACGAATATAGTCCAAAATTAGCTGACAAAGTTGGTTTAAATTCAGATATGGGTATTGAGAAGCTGGCCACTAAGCTCAAGCACGCTATTGCCGGCTAA